DNA from Thermodesulfobacteriota bacterium:
CGGCTGCTTGCCGGTTCCAGTTCCAGGTATTTTTTAAAGCCGAATGTCGCTTTCCTGGCATCAAAATAAGGGCCTGGGGAAGAAAATATGGTGGCAAGGTTGTAATACGCCTTGCTGTATTTCGGATCAATCCGGGTGACTTCGACGAATTCTAAAAGGCTTTTTTCGATCAGCCCTTTGTTGTAATAAATCACTCCCATTTTGAAATGGGCGTCAGGGTCCTTGGGATCATGTTTGAGAACTTTTTTATACTCTGCTTCCGCCTTTTCATAGGCTTTGTTCTTGTAATATACATCCCCTGTTTTCCGGGAAAAAGAAACATCCTGGGAACATCCGCAGAAAAAAAACATTAGAATGGCTATCGTTACAAAAGTGAATGCGTGGCTTATTTTCCCCAACCTCTTCACCTGGTTACTTTTTCCCACCAAACATGGTTTTGTTGAGGTTGTATCCGGCCTGTTCAATTTCATCCAAAAAACCCGGTAACAGTCCGGTGGCTTTGAGGGATCCTTCAATGCGACCGGTTGGCTTGATATTGGTCTGTTTAAAAATGAAAATGTCCTGAGTCCTGTACTCTCCTCGATCATCCAAAGGCAACACTTCGGAAATATGGGAGATTTTTCTGGACCCGTCATGGTAGCGGGAGGTCTGGACCACCAGGTGAATGGCTGAGGTCACCTGGGCACGGATCACCCGAAGCGGAAGTTCCACCCCGGAAAATAGAGACAGGGTTTCCAGACGCGACAGTGAATCAACCGGCGAGTTGGCATGGATGGTACCCATGGATCCCCCGTGGCCGGTGTTCATTGCCTGCAGAAGATCCAGGGCCTCCCCGCCCCGTATCTCACCGACAATGATTCTGTCCGGCCTTAATCGCAGCGATGATTTGAGCAGTTCTCGAATGGGGACTTCTCCCTTTCCCTTTTTATCGGGTGGCTTTGACTCAAGAGGCAAAACATGATCCTGCTGGAGCTGTAACTCGGCCGAGTCTTCAATGGTAATAATTCGTTCTTCATTGGGGACCAGTGAAGAAATGGCGTTCAGCAATGAGGTCTTGCCCGAACCGGTCCCCCCGGAAACAATAATATTCATCTTACCGTAAACACAGGCTTTAATAAACTCTACCGCATCCGGTGTGATGGAACCGAATGATACCAGTTTTTCCATGGTAAGGGTTTCGGCGGAAAACTTTCTTATATCCAGGCAAAGCCCCTTACGTGCGCAAGGCGGTAGAATAGCATGGATACGAGAACCATCAGGAAGACGCGCATCCATGGTGGGGTTCTCCTCGTCGATTCGTCTTTTGACAAATTGCGAAATGTTGTTTATGGCACTCCGTAAAGCATCTTCGGATTCAAACTTGGAATCCGAGCGCTGTAGCTTACCTGATTTTTCAATCCAGATCTCATCCGGACTGTTTACCATAATCTCGGTGACCTCAGGATCATCAAGGTACTGAATGATCGGTTTGAGAAAGCTTCTGACAGTGACTGAGAATTGATCGCTCATTGGGTTTTCCCTGGTTTTTATTATATCAAATTAAACCTGGCCATGTGACCCAGGTCAGATACAAACGGCGACGAATATTCCGAATCGTTTACGCCCTGTTACGAGTTGCGGGTTTCGAGTTACGAGTGATAGAAATGAATTCTATCTTAATTGAATATTGAATTTACCCGGATAAAATTCAATATTTTGCTCAATAATGATTGGAATAAAATATGGTATAGAATAATCAACAATATTTCATATAAAAAAACAGGACGCTGTTTGGAACCCGTAACCCGTAACTCGCAACCCGAAACGAGTGGTGTTTATGATGCAGCACATCACAGGGGCAATCAAAGCCGAGTCCCTTGGATTCGGATATTTACTGCTCATACTTGGCAATACGTTCTTTTGCCTTTTTATGATATTCATTTGCCGGCAAACTGGTTTGGACCAGCTGTTTCCATTTTTCAATGGCCTTAGCGGGGCTCACCGATTCAAGCACATAACCTTCCTGATACAATTTCTTTGCCCTGAGTAAAAGCCGACTATTCAAGTCTTTAGCACCACGGTGCTGCGGATTACCCCTTAATACCTTGGCGCATTCCTTACTTGCATTTAAGAAATTGCTTTGGGAGTAATACTTTTTAGCTCGCTTATAATACGTATCGGCAAAATTGGCGTATATTGTGCTGGAATAATGGGTGCTTCGTCCCCCGGCAATTTTCCGGTCAAGACGGATCACCTTTTCACAAGTGGCAAAGGATTTATTAAATTGACGGTTTTTATATTGATCCATTCCCTTGTTAAACAGTAAGCGGGTATTCTCTATGGTTTTGGCCAGTTTTGAGGCCCGTAAAGTCAAATAGCTGTTTGATGGCAAACCCAACCCTGAAACAGCATCCAGCTTCCTAATGGCCGGGTTGATTTTACCCCCAGCATAATTAGCAATCGCCTGCCTGATCAAGGTTTTTCCCTTCTCTCGGGTGATGTCCGCCTTGCTGGCCGGTTTGGAATCTCCTTTTGAGCCGGTTTTATATTTTAAAGCATCCCGGGCAAAGGTGATTTCCAGCAACGCTCTCATAAAATACACGCTGTCTTGAGGAATTTTTACCAGCAGGTTTATTCCTTGTTGATACTGGTATTTTTGGGTAAATGACAAACCCTTTTCCAAAAGTTCGCGGTTGTTCAGCTCCTCTTTGGCTTTTGCTAATCGTTTACCGGCATCGGGGTGTTCGGGATCAAAGGCAAGTAACCGTTGATATTTTTCCGCAGCTTCTTCCCAGAGATGCTTTTCCATAAATTCATTGGCCGCTTTAAAATAAATAGTGGCTGCCTTGTCGGCCACTTCATCTTCAGTGCTGGGAGGTTTAACCAGATACACTGCTTTATCCTGGCGCACTTTGGAGGCATCATCTCCTTCTCGGGAAATAACGGAAACAATATAGGCGATGAAAACCAGCAGGATACCCCCGATGATCCATCTTCTATTCCTCCTGATCACATTTTGAATTCTGATCATGGTTAGATAGCCTATACTTTTCTTTTCCGAAAGGGTATCTGCGATAACCAGTTCCCGGGCGTCGAGCACCTGCGTTTCAGATAGGCTTTTGACTGTTTCCCGCATTTCATTCACGTCGGATTCCCATGTGTCGTTTAACCCGCCCTTTTCTTTTTCCAGCATCTTGTCAATGTCGGACTCTTTAATTTCCATTTCGATTTTTATGCGGCCCAGTTTAATCTCATCCCCTTGAACCAGTTCGGTATCGGTTTCAATGATCGAATCATTCACCGTCACAACCGACTCTTCGCTCAGCGCTTTAATAATAAAATTTCTTTTCCGAAAAAATAATTTGGCATGCCGGTCGGAAACCTTGTCATCTTTCAGCACAATGTCGCATTTTTTACCGCTGCCCAAAACATATTCCTTTGATTCCAGCTGAAAATCTCTTGCATCCTGTCCTGGCTCTTTAATAATTAATTTCAACATTTCATTATATCCCAATCATACCTTTTTTAGTCTCCAAGAATCCTTTCGCACCTTAAAAAGCGTACTACTTGGCTTCTCGAAGCGCCTGGTTTAATCTGTTGAGAATATCTTTTGCATCAATGTGCCTCAGGTTCTTTTTATCCGGTATCAGCCGCAATATCTCTTCTAAAACTTCCTTGGTTTTAAAATAGTTTTTCAGTCTAAGAGATTTTTTATAGGCAAACATCAGGTCTTTGTATCTCGATTCCAACTCCTTTTGCGCTTTGGCAAGCTGTTTTTCGGCTTTCATTAAAAAGTCCGGCCTGGGCCTGCACTCTTCACTGAACGCAACGGCTTCCTTAAAATACTGGCATGCCAGATAAATATTGACGTCGCTCACTGTTTTTTCATTAAACAGCTCTTCGCCCATACTGAAAAGGCGTTTGCCTTCATCCTCATTGCATTTTTCCGGCGTTAAAAACTCGATACGCAGATTCCTTACCGCCCATTTTTCCTTTGCAGGGGGATTTTTAGTGTGTTTAAACACCAGTGTATTTTCTCCGTTTTTAACCAGTAGTTTTCTGGGCAGATGCAGCACCTGCTCATCGGACCAGCTTTTAATGGCCAGGGGTGCGTTGGCAATTTTGCTTCCATTTAAGATGATGCTTATTTCACCGTCATAATCCACCCCACCGACCTCATATAAGAGATCGATCCTTTCTGATTTGGCGGTAAATTTGAAAATCGCCATGTGCGGGCGTGTGGGAATAGATTTTGTATACCCATAAACATCGGGAGCCGGAAGAAAGAGCGGTTTTTTAGACAGATTTGGCGGCCCAACAATAATTTCAGGTTCGGAAAATATTTTAAGCCCCAATATGACAGCGAAAAATATGATAAAAATAATCAGACTGATTCGTACCGCCTTTCTTTGTAAAAGGGACATCACGCCCTTTCCGGCAACCTTTTTATCTTTATCCTTCGGGGTTGGAATTCCATCGGGAGCCACATCACGGTCGGCTGAATCGGTTTCCGCATCTTTTAATTCCAAATATTCCAGCACCACTTTTCCCAGGCTGAATTCATCCCGATGTTCCAGCCGTACCTTTTCACCGATCTGAAGGGCAGCTCCATTATAATAGGTTCCGTTGGTACTCTTAAGGTCCTGAAGATACACCCGACCCCTTTCCACTGTAATGCGGGCATGTTTTCCGGTGATGGATCGGTCATTTAATACCAGATCATTCTCAGCTGCGGTACGACCTATACTGACGATACTCTGGTCAAATGAATAGGTCTCGCCGACACTCGGCCCCTTGACGATAACGATTGAAAATCTAGCAGACATAATTTTATGACTCCTTCCTTGGGGCTCGCACAAAAATAACTTCACATTTTAAGCGCCGATACATCCCACCTGGCAGCGTTGCGAAAGCTCGGAATATGCTTTATATTCCTGTTCTTTCGCGCCTTGCCAGCCAAGCGCCTCAACACTTAAAATTGCGAATTTATTTCTGCGCGAACCCTCTGGGTATAAAGGAAATTTTATCTCCTGCAACGCAGTGGTTTTCTTTTAACGCGCCGGCACAAAGTTCCAGCACTCCGGCAGTATTTCGCGGACCAAAAGCAATGCGAAACTGCTTCAGCGATGGTACCGTTCGGGTAACCCTGTTACCGTGGTCCATAAATACCACATCGATCGCAAACCTCATAAATAATGTATGGATCGATCGGCATGCCGGGATATACAACCCTTCGCCTTTTTTTATTTCTTTTCGCCCCAGCAGTCCCCGGGTCCTTTGATAAAATGTGGTCGCTTGCATGATCCACTGCCCGAGCTCCTTTTGGGTGGTTGTGTTTACCGCTGAAAAAACAGGCATCACATTCCTTCGGCCATGAACTTGAGCATAATCGGCACCAAAATAATGATAAAGACCGCCGGAAATATGAATAAAATCAAAGGAAACAGCATCTTAACCGGCGACTCCTGGGCCAGTTTTTCAGCCTTTTGGAACCGTTCCCGGCGACGTATTTCAGACTGTATACGAAGAACGTCTCCAAGGGGAGTTCCCATCTTATCCGCCTGTATCAATGCAGAGGTAAACGACCTGATTTCATAAAGATCGGTACGGTCTGCCAATCCCTCGAGTGCGTCCCTTAATGAAACACCGAGGCGCAAATCCTGAAGGAATTTTTCAAACTCATCCCGCATCGGTCCGCTTTCTCCTGTCTTAACCACCCGATCCATGGCAAGAATGAAAGTTAAGCCCGCCTCTACCGCAAGTGTCAGCAGGTCCATGTGAAACGGAAGTGAATGCGAAAGGGCTATCTTTCGTCTGTTGATCATATCGTTCAGCCAGAGGTTTGGCAGATAATAGCCGATGAGGCCAAAGATAAGAGGCGCGATGGGATGGATGTTCAGACCCATTACCAGAACAATCCCAAAAAGGGCACCGGCGATGGCGGCAATCTGCTTGACCGCCAGAAATTCAACCTGTATGAAATGAAAAGGATTTCCTGAAAGAATCAGTTTCTGTTTATATTTCCGGTCAAGCTTTTCAATATTCAGTTTCTGGTTGAAAACGGCTAAAAATTTAATCAGCGGTCGTATCGTTCGGATCAGGGCGGTTTGGTACTGATCTCCCCGGTAATACATCTTCTCCATTTTTTCCGGCTGCAGCCAGTAGACACCCAAAATCAATAAGGTCACAGCCGCTCCGCTGGTAATATATATGAGTAGAACCAAGATTTACACCCTTATGGTGGTAATTTTTTTAAGTATGAAAAAACCGGTGATCTGCAACCCAAGCATGACACCAATGCTGATAATACCAATGGCTGAGGTAAACATGCGCTGCATGGCCGCAGGATCCATGACATACATGATGACGCCGATTACCGTGGGCATGAGCCCGACGATAATCCCCTGGAGTTTTCCCTGGGAGGTCAGGGCGTCTGTTTTTCCTTTCAGCTTATTGCGCTCCCTGATCACGTCTGCCATGGAGTCAAAGATTTCCATAAGATTCCCGCCCATTCCATGGACAATATTGATTGAAGTTACCAACAGGCTTAAATCTTCGCTGGGTATCCTTTTGGCAAGATTCTCCAATGCTTCTTCAATATTAACCCCCAGCCTGTTTTCCCGTATAACCAGTCCGAACTCTTGCGAAATCGGTGCCTCCATCTCACGTTCAAGTGTCTCAATGGCCTGGACCAGGTTCATTCCTGAACGAAGCGCATTGGAAAGTACCAACAGACCGTCAACCAACTGAGCTTCAAACTGCTGGTAACGTTTTTTTCTCAAATGCGATATGAAAAATCTGGGGGTAAAAAAACCGAATACGCCGAACAAAAGACCGACAAAAAAACTTCTGGACACAACAAGGCCGACCAAAAAGAAAAACCCGGTAATCGCCATGTTCAGTAAAAATATTTTCCTGGCGTCCTGGAAAATATACATTTCGCTTAACGCCTTGGAGGCCCTGTTCATGTAAGTTTTTCCGTATCCTTCAACCCCCTCCATGAACAGCCTGGAAGCCGCCCAGATAAAAAAACTGACGGAAACAAATATAAGACAGTATATGAGTGTTTTTTGAAGCAGATAGGACATTTTTTTATTCTACCAAATAAAACCCGGTACTATAAACCAGATTAAAGACAAACGGCTATACCGAATTAATTAAGCTATTTTACGAGTTACGGGTTACGAGTTTCGAGTTGTTAATCGGAAATTATCCCTTTTTTATAACCCGTACCGCGGAACACGCAACTGGTGACTTTTATGCCGGGCCCTCTTACAGGATTATTCAAGGCCGAGCCTTTTAGGCTCGAATATTTACTCTCCATATAAATCCGATTTAGCTGTTTAGTTGTGAAAAATACTCATATCAACATCAATACCTCTGTTCAAAAGGTCCTGAAGGAAATCAGGGATCCAGCCGGTGGCAATGAACTGTCCCCTGGTTTTTCCCGAGGCATCAAATCCTTCCTGTTTGAAATAAAAAATATCCTGAAGTATAATTTTATCGTCCTCAATGCCCGTCACCTCGGATACATAGGTAATCTTTCTGGAGCCGCATGTCAGTCTGGTCTGCTGGACGACGATATCCACTGCTGCAGCAATCTGCTCCCGAATCGCCCGACTGGGAAGGTCTTCGCCTGACATCATGACCATGGTTTCCAATCTCGATAGCATATCGATGGGGGAATTGGCATGAGCGGTGGTAAGGGAACCGTCATGACCGGTGTTCATCGCCTGCAGCATATCGAGAGTCTCCCCTCCCCGGCACTCTCCCACTACAATGCGGTCCGGTCTCATTCTCAACGCATTCTTAACCAGATGTCGGATTTTAATTTCGCCTTTCCCTTCAATATTCGGCGGGCGTGACTCAAGCCTGACCACATGATCCTGGGACAGTTGCAGTTCGGCTGCATCCTCTATGGTCACAATTCGCTCGTCTTCAGGAATAAAGGAACTTAAAATATTTAAGGTGGTGGTTTTACCCGACCCTGTCCCTCCTGAAATCACCACGTTTTTTCTGTTTTCCACACAAACCTTGAGGAATTCGGCAATGGACCGGTTGATGGTGTTAAATTCCACCAGGTTGTCAACCGTAAAAGGGTCCTTGGAAAACTTACGGATGGTAATACAAGGCCCATTCAAAGCCATGGGAGGAATAACTGCATTGACCCTGGAACCGTCTTTCAGCCTGGCATCCACCATGGGTGAGCTTTCATCGATGCGCCGTCCGATGGGGCTGACTATCCGGGAAATGATCCCCAGCAATGACATATCACTGTTAAAGATTTTGGGAGACAGGATTATCTTTCCGTTTTTTTCCACATAGATCTGGTCTTTACGGTTTACCATAATTTCGGTTACCGCCACATCTTCCATCAGATCTTCCAGGGGACCCAGTGCCAGTGCCTCATCCAGTATGTCCTTAATCAGTATTTCCTGGTCAATTTCCCAGAGCACATCCGCTTCCGTTTCGTCCAGAATCTCCCGGACCATTTCATCACACTGCCGACGTAGTTCTATATCATTGATCTTTTTTACATCCAGTCGTCTCAAATCTATGATGTCCAACAGTTGGTTGTGAACGATGGTCTTAAGCTCAATAACCCTCGGATCTCTGTAATATTCAAGCTCTTCTTCAGGGGTCAGTTCACTTATTTTTCTTTTTTGTTTATCCTCATCAACGATGCCTTCCTTCACCTTAAGGAAATATTCGCCGATACTGATGATATCATCGACCTGAACAGGCACGGATTTGAGCGCGGGTATTTTTCTTTCATTCACAAACGTCCCGTGTTTGCTGTTCAGATCGGCAATATAATAACTGTTGGAACGTCTATATATTTCGGCGTGGTTGGTTGATACACCCGTCCGATCAAGAATCACATCATTTCCTGATGCCCTTCCGACTTTAAGCACGGACCTGGGAACGGACTCTAGTTTGGCTTTTCCTTTCAGGTTCCTGTATATGGCAATTGCGATCATAGTATACGCCTGTGTGGTTTTGCACTAATTTGAATGAGATTGGATTTGATCATTTCTCCTAATCAAGGATGCTGAATTTAAGCTCTCTGTCTTCTTCCTGATACCTTTCCTGCATATTGTCTATCAGCTCCTTATTTTTTGCATCCTCAGGAGTAATGACCTGAGGGGTAACAAAAATAACCAGCTCGCTTTCGTCTCGCCTGAAATTTCTTGACTTGAAAAGTTCGCCCAAGATAGGGATGCTGCCAATCCCCGGTAGTTTATCAACCGATTTTGAATGGGTATTGCTTACCAGACCGGATAAGGCAATGGTCTGGCCGTTGGAAATATTAATGGACGTTTTGACACGGCTGGTTTGGAAATTGGGTATTCCATTGACAAAATCGGCGATATTGCTGTTTTCCACCTCGATTGCGGTTGCAATATTATCATAGTTATCGATAAAAGGTGAAATATTCAGGATAAGACCGTATTTTTTATATTCAACGGTGGATGAATTTGCCGTGACGATCGGAAGGGCGATTTCGCCGCCGGCCAGAAACTCGGCTTTTTCACCGCTCCTGCATAGAAGCTTCGGTTGGGCCAGGATGCGGCTTCGCTGATTGTTCTTAAGCAGATTGATATTCAACCCATAATTTCCGGTTATAGTGTAAGCACCCACTAACGATTTTGCTTTGCCTCCTATGAATGTACTCTCAGCCTCCAACTCCGCACCAAAGCTCATCAGGTTGCCCCATTTTATGCCCACGTCGGTCAGAGCCCCTTTATCGATTTCGATAAAATCAACGTTCACCAAAATCATTTTTTTCAGGGCGATCCCCACCTTTAAAAAATTCAACACATCTTTGGTAAAGGCACCCGCGATGACTTTGGCCTGTTTTTTAGCGTTTTCATCCGGTACATCACCGGTCAGAATGACCCGGTTACCCACCCGGACTGCCTTGGCAGACGACAGTCCTGCGTTTTTAAGCTCATTATTGGCCAGCTCAATATTGGTGTCCAGAACAGTCGGGCTCAAGGTGGCCATAATAATGACCTGAGGATAAAATTTTGAAATTTTTAAAATTTTCGTCATATCCTCCTCTCGAAGGACCATTCCATCAATAATAACACGCATTCCCACCGGTTTAACATCTATTCCTTCAACTCCGGTGAGAAGCCGTTTTAACTCTCCGGTCACCTCCCATGGATCCCTGGCGGAAACACGTATCAGTATGGTTCGCTCCCGGTCACCTTCATCCCATACAATCAGATTGGTTTCGCCCACACCCATAGCGGTTATCAGCACCTGGTTCGATTTTTCAAGCACCTTAACATCCGCAACGCCGGGGTTTCCCACCGCTATTCTACTTATGCTGGGAGTGCTTATGGTTTTTTGTTCGCCAAGGGTTAAATTCAATCTTTCTCTAGCCGCCGAAGATGTATAGAATACCACTGACATAAGTCCGACCAGCGCTAAAATCCATGCAACTTGAATCCTTTTATGGGATCGGTTCATCTTTCCCCCTGTTTATTCAATGATTAAAAACCACGCCCTTTACTGTTTAACGGCATTTTCGACGGATGTGGATGCTTATCTTTTTTCTTCTGCTCTCAACCTTCTGATTTTTGCCTCTGTGCCTTCTGCCTTTCTGTTCTGTTGCCTTCCTTTTACTTAGTGTCCACCTTCCCCCTTTTTATAACCTGAATACGGTCTCTCTTTTCCTGAATATTCCGCCGGAATTCCGCTTTCATAATATCGGTAAAATCCATCTTGGGGATTTCTTTGTGGGTTTCAATGTCCTCCGGGTTTCTCAGTACTGACGCGAGCTTACCTTTTTGCTGGGCAAAAACCACCAGTTCCGCTTCTTCCAAAGTCACCAATACGGTGATGGTGCTGTAGCTGTCACGGAAACCCCTTTCACCGGCTAGTGTGGTTCCGGTAGCAAGAATGGTAATGTTTTGCAGAAGGGTAAGGGTGGCTTCCTCTCCTGTTTCCTGGTTTCGAACCGTACAAAGAATATCAATGTGATCGCCGGGTTTGAGATGCCCTGCCACGCCGCTTACCTGGTCCACCGGAACAGTGAGGGCTCGTTCTCCCAAAGTAATGGTTCCGGCCAATCCCTTATGGCGCAATTGTTTGATCTCCTCTTCCTGCCCCAGATCGGTCCAGAGGAGCGTGTCCCCCCGCTTTAAAGGAAAATTGAGTATCTGACCGGTAATTAGCTTGACATCCTTGGGATGTATCGCGTTTCCATGAACATATTTTTCCGGCACATCCCGTTTAGCGACCATTCCCATTTCGAGCACAGTATTTGCCGATACATCCTGGGCCATGACCAGCACAGGCACCATGTTCATGCCCTTATACAGCCTCTTTTCCTGCCTTTTGATATAAAAATTGACCAGAAGTACCGCAATGACTCCGCATGCAATAGAACCGACGATAATCATCAATGCTTTCTTGTTCATATTGACTTCCTTTTCAAATCAACTGTTTTTCATTTCCCGGTTTGTTATGGTGGTAATGATTTTTCCGGTGTATTCATCTTCCTGGATATAAATGGTGCATTCCCTTCCTTTGCGGGTATAAAACATTGTATTCTGCATCGACTGTTCTTCCATCACCCTTTCAAATACCGGGTCTGTGTTCCATCCTTTCATTCTTGAATGATAAAAAAGGATTGTCCCGACAACTCCACCTCCTCCTTCGTATGAAACTAACCTGTCCATGGAAAGCGTATTTTCCTGCTCAATGGAAAATATCCTCCGGCTGCCGGGATATCGCGGGACATCAGGGATGTCTTTTCCGGCTGTATCTCCATTGGTGTCCGGGAAAAAGTTGTTAAGATCAAAATCCCGATCCGTCCACATGTTGATAATTCGGGTATCTTGAGTGCCGGGATTTTTCAAGGCAATGACGATTCTGCCGGTACCTATTGTGCCGAATTTGCCGGTTTCAGCCACCTTTTCAAATGTTTTGAGTATTTTTTCATCTCCCAGTAGCATGTCCGGATCATGAAACTCCAAAATGCCCAATAGACCCAAATCATCCCTTTCCACGCGAAAATGCTGATTGGATCTTAAGCAATCGAGTAATTTATTGATTTGAATCGCGCACGTCTTTAACTCCTTATCTCCAATTTTTTTTATTATACCCGCATCAATCTTTTTAACAGGTTGTGGCGGAAATTGTTTGGCATAAAAATCCAGGATTTTTGAAATATCATCTTTACTTTTTCCCAAGGTCATATATGAAGTACTTCCGTTTACAATTATTTTCCTGGGTTCTGAGGTGTTCTGGTCATCAAACAGGTAACCCGGTATTGACCGGGTGTAAGATATAATACGTTCAAATACCTTGGCTTCAGCATTGTTTTCACCGGGCCCGTATGTCAGGCCGAACCAGATTACGACAAGGCTGATCACAAGGATAATTAAAACCTTTACCGGTCTGCAGGATGATATTTTTATAAGTTTCAATTTCATTCCAGTGCAAATTATTACATCATTATTGCATCAGGGATCCGGATTGTCCTAATTCTCAACTTTTAGCTTATCAAGTGCTTGAAAATTCCAAAAATATTCTTTACCATCTGCCATATCATGCCGAACATGTCATGCACCTTTGAATTACAGCCGTCCCATCCGTTTGCGGTGACATAATGGGACGATTCTATTTTATAATTGGCCGCATGCATATCACTTAAATCCAATGCCCCCAGTTGGGGGGCCACCTCATATTGAATTTTCAAGGAGGATATATTGGCTTTTTGGTCTGTCATTACCATGTTGATAATATCGAGCCCTTTACCAACGATTGTTTTCACCGCACCCCCGACGTTGCTAAAATCAGAAGGTATTTTCTGGGAGGTCACATACAGACCGGAAGATTTGTTATCAAAAAAATGTTTTGCGATCTTGCTTTTAGCCTGCGCGGTGGTCTGTTCTCCCCTGGCAAAATTCCACGTACCGTACCTTGCCGCGGCAAGTGTTTTGTGTTTGATAAGATATATATTGCCGATATACATACCCGCCCAGAGAAGGAGAACCACTGTAGGAAGAGCCACGACAAATTCGACCATGGATTGCCCATGGCTATTTTTGATAAGCAACGATATACGGCTTTTTAATGTTTTATAAATATCCATATTAATGAACCAGCCCCTGCCCGATACCCTTATCGAGTAATTTCTTAACGCTCGACGGAAGAATATTTGAAACCTTAACGCTAAAAAAACTGATGTTCAAATCATCGAGTTTGCACGGCTTCAAACGCACATGCCAGTCCTGGTTAAACATATCCGCCTTGGTGGGGTTATAAATTTCCGCCTGGGCAACCGTCCATGTACGATCACCCAGAATAGTGCTGGTTCCGAACGACTCGCTACCCTTTCTAAACTGTCCCAGGGGAAGCTTGTCTGGTGTGTTCTTGGAAACGATGACCGTAAATTTGGTATCCTTTTCCCAATCATCCCCGA
Protein-coding regions in this window:
- a CDS encoding DUF192 domain-containing protein — its product is MPVFSAVNTTTQKELGQWIMQATTFYQRTRGLLGRKEIKKGEGLYIPACRSIHTLFMRFAIDVVFMDHGNRVTRTVPSLKQFRIAFGPRNTAGVLELCAGALKENHCVAGDKISFIPRGFAQK
- a CDS encoding FHA domain-containing protein, which produces MSARFSIVIVKGPSVGETYSFDQSIVSIGRTAAENDLVLNDRSITGKHARITVERGRVYLQDLKSTNGTYYNGAALQIGEKVRLEHRDEFSLGKVVLEYLELKDAETDSADRDVAPDGIPTPKDKDKKVAGKGVMSLLQRKAVRISLIIFIIFFAVILGLKIFSEPEIIVGPPNLSKKPLFLPAPDVYGYTKSIPTRPHMAIFKFTAKSERIDLLYEVGGVDYDGEISIILNGSKIANAPLAIKSWSDEQVLHLPRKLLVKNGENTLVFKHTKNPPAKEKWAVRNLRIEFLTPEKCNEDEGKRLFSMGEELFNEKTVSDVNIYLACQYFKEAVAFSEECRPRPDFLMKAEKQLAKAQKELESRYKDLMFAYKKSLRLKNYFKTKEVLEEILRLIPDKKNLRHIDAKDILNRLNQALREAK
- a CDS encoding FHA domain-containing protein — translated: MLKLIIKEPGQDARDFQLESKEYVLGSGKKCDIVLKDDKVSDRHAKLFFRKRNFIIKALSEESVVTVNDSIIETDTELVQGDEIKLGRIKIEMEIKESDIDKMLEKEKGGLNDTWESDVNEMRETVKSLSETQVLDARELVIADTLSEKKSIGYLTMIRIQNVIRRNRRWIIGGILLVFIAYIVSVISREGDDASKVRQDKAVYLVKPPSTEDEVADKAATIYFKAANEFMEKHLWEEAAEKYQRLLAFDPEHPDAGKRLAKAKEELNNRELLEKGLSFTQKYQYQQGINLLVKIPQDSVYFMRALLEITFARDALKYKTGSKGDSKPASKADITREKGKTLIRQAIANYAGGKINPAIRKLDAVSGLGLPSNSYLTLRASKLAKTIENTRLLFNKGMDQYKNRQFNKSFATCEKVIRLDRKIAGGRSTHYSSTIYANFADTYYKRAKKYYSQSNFLNASKECAKVLRGNPQHRGAKDLNSRLLLRAKKLYQEGYVLESVSPAKAIEKWKQLVQTSLPANEYHKKAKERIAKYEQ
- a CDS encoding tetratricopeptide repeat protein; translation: MGKISHAFTFVTIAILMFFFCGCSQDVSFSRKTGDVYYKNKAYEKAEAEYKKVLKHDPKDPDAHFKMGVIYYNKGLIEKSLLEFVEVTRIDPKYSKAYYNLATIFSSPGPYFDARKATFGFKKYLELEPASSRRDKIELWLSKYGTK
- a CDS encoding type II secretion system F family protein, producing the protein MVLLIYITSGAAVTLLILGVYWLQPEKMEKMYYRGDQYQTALIRTIRPLIKFLAVFNQKLNIEKLDRKYKQKLILSGNPFHFIQVEFLAVKQIAAIAGALFGIVLVMGLNIHPIAPLIFGLIGYYLPNLWLNDMINRRKIALSHSLPFHMDLLTLAVEAGLTFILAMDRVVKTGESGPMRDEFEKFLQDLRLGVSLRDALEGLADRTDLYEIRSFTSALIQADKMGTPLGDVLRIQSEIRRRERFQKAEKLAQESPVKMLFPLILFIFPAVFIIILVPIMLKFMAEGM
- a CDS encoding type II secretion system F family protein; translation: MSYLLQKTLIYCLIFVSVSFFIWAASRLFMEGVEGYGKTYMNRASKALSEMYIFQDARKIFLLNMAITGFFFLVGLVVSRSFFVGLLFGVFGFFTPRFFISHLRKKRYQQFEAQLVDGLLVLSNALRSGMNLVQAIETLEREMEAPISQEFGLVIRENRLGVNIEEALENLAKRIPSEDLSLLVTSINIVHGMGGNLMEIFDSMADVIRERNKLKGKTDALTSQGKLQGIIVGLMPTVIGVIMYVMDPAAMQRMFTSAIGIISIGVMLGLQITGFFILKKITTIRV
- a CDS encoding CpaF family protein, which encodes MSDQFSVTVRSFLKPIIQYLDDPEVTEIMVNSPDEIWIEKSGKLQRSDSKFESEDALRSAINNISQFVKRRIDEENPTMDARLPDGSRIHAILPPCARKGLCLDIRKFSAETLTMEKLVSFGSITPDAVEFIKACVYGKMNIIVSGGTGSGKTSLLNAISSLVPNEERIITIEDSAELQLQQDHVLPLESKPPDKKGKGEVPIRELLKSSLRLRPDRIIVGEIRGGEALDLLQAMNTGHGGSMGTIHANSPVDSLSRLETLSLFSGVELPLRVIRAQVTSAIHLVVQTSRYHDGSRKISHISEVLPLDDRGEYRTQDIFIFKQTNIKPTGRIEGSLKATGLLPGFLDEIEQAGYNLNKTMFGGKK